One window of Trinickia caryophylli genomic DNA carries:
- a CDS encoding sulfite exporter TauE/SafE family protein, which produces MPMHDTALLGAALGSVVGVILALTGAGGGIVAVPLLVFGLGVDVATASPVGLVAVGLAAALGTWLGLREARVRYKAAALMALSGSLASPAGLWLARRIPNTPLMLLFSILLLYVAWRLLQQANNGAQPHPEARRHEPACHLDPVRGKLAWSAPCARALATSGLVAGLLSGLLGVGGGFVVVPALRRASDIPMEGIIATSLAVIALVSATGVVASAASGHMPWAVAIPFAAGAVAGMLGGRRIARHLSAAKIQKSFATFAGMVAIGMAAKALFGS; this is translated from the coding sequence ATGCCCATGCACGATACGGCTCTACTCGGCGCCGCGCTCGGCTCGGTCGTCGGCGTCATCCTCGCGCTGACCGGTGCGGGCGGCGGCATCGTCGCGGTGCCGTTGCTCGTGTTCGGGCTCGGCGTCGACGTCGCGACCGCGAGTCCGGTCGGGCTTGTGGCGGTCGGGCTCGCCGCCGCATTGGGTACGTGGCTCGGTTTGCGCGAGGCGCGCGTGCGCTACAAGGCGGCTGCGCTCATGGCCCTCTCGGGCTCGCTCGCCTCACCGGCGGGGCTTTGGCTCGCGCGGCGCATCCCCAATACACCATTGATGCTGCTGTTCTCGATACTGCTCCTCTATGTGGCGTGGCGCCTGCTGCAGCAGGCAAATAACGGCGCGCAACCCCATCCTGAAGCCCGGCGCCACGAGCCGGCGTGCCACCTCGATCCGGTCCGCGGCAAGCTCGCCTGGAGCGCGCCGTGCGCCCGGGCGCTGGCAACCTCGGGCCTGGTGGCCGGCCTGCTGTCCGGTCTGCTCGGTGTGGGCGGCGGGTTCGTCGTCGTGCCCGCGCTCAGGCGCGCCTCCGATATCCCAATGGAAGGCATTATCGCCACGTCGCTCGCCGTCATTGCATTGGTTTCGGCGACGGGCGTAGTCGCATCGGCAGCGAGCGGCCATATGCCGTGGGCCGTGGCGATTCCGTTCGCCGCGGGCGCTGTCGCGGGCATGCTCGGGGGGCGGCGCATCGCCCGGCATCTGAGCGCGGCGAAAATTCAGAAGTCGTTTGCCACCTTTGCCGGCATGGTCGCCATCGGCATGGCCGCAAAGGCGCTCTTCGGCAGCTGA
- a CDS encoding phasin family protein: MNTLAVEYSGAFAPTAVLPIADIASRTFEGLERLAQLNIQTLKESLVEQREIAEEAVTARSFERMVALPSAQSQAVLKKGLAYWQEASNIAIETAADNVGYGWGTLNDYSRWAATLFGDPATMMPGPASTELVVVDPDATLPSALEAAPPLAKQTGMGRGTNIVDPEGNSLSRKKQ, translated from the coding sequence ATGAACACACTCGCAGTGGAATACTCCGGCGCTTTCGCTCCAACCGCCGTTCTGCCTATCGCCGACATCGCCTCCAGGACCTTCGAGGGCTTGGAGCGGTTGGCGCAGCTCAACATTCAGACGCTCAAGGAGTCGCTCGTCGAACAGCGGGAAATTGCGGAGGAAGCAGTGACCGCGCGCTCGTTCGAGCGAATGGTCGCGTTGCCGTCCGCGCAGTCGCAAGCGGTGCTCAAAAAAGGGCTCGCGTACTGGCAGGAGGCGAGCAACATTGCCATCGAGACGGCGGCCGACAACGTCGGCTACGGCTGGGGCACGCTGAACGATTACTCGCGCTGGGCCGCCACGTTGTTCGGCGATCCGGCGACGATGATGCCGGGGCCGGCATCGACTGAACTCGTCGTCGTCGATCCCGATGCAACCCTGCCGAGCGCGCTCGAGGCGGCGCCGCCGCTTGCGAAGCAAACTGGCATGGGCCGGGGAACGAATATCGTCGATCCCGAGGGCAATTCGCTTTCGCGCAAGAAGCAGTAA
- a CDS encoding YciE/YciF ferroxidase family protein → MARKTLEDLFIHDLSDIYSAEKQLTRALGKLSRAATNEQLSAAFETHLQETQGQIERIDKVVELCGVRLKRMKCVAMEGLIEEGQELVDELGKGTVLDAGLIGAAQKVEHYEIAAYGTLCALAKQLGRTDAVKLLRETLEEEKATDQKLSQFAEKVGNPEAARG, encoded by the coding sequence ATGGCACGCAAAACGCTCGAAGATCTATTCATTCATGACCTCTCGGACATCTACAGCGCCGAAAAACAATTGACACGCGCGCTCGGCAAACTATCGCGCGCGGCCACCAACGAGCAGCTTTCAGCCGCATTCGAGACACACCTGCAGGAAACTCAAGGCCAGATCGAGCGGATCGACAAGGTCGTCGAGTTGTGCGGCGTTCGTCTGAAGCGCATGAAATGCGTGGCGATGGAAGGGCTCATCGAGGAGGGGCAGGAGCTTGTCGACGAGCTTGGCAAGGGGACTGTACTCGACGCGGGGCTCATTGGCGCCGCGCAGAAGGTCGAGCACTATGAGATCGCCGCGTACGGTACGCTTTGCGCACTCGCCAAGCAGCTCGGCCGCACCGACGCCGTGAAGCTTCTGCGCGAAACGCTCGAAGAGGAAAAAGCCACTGACCAGAAGTTGTCGCAGTTTGCCGAGAAGGTGGGCAATCCTGAGGCGGCGCGTGGCTGA
- a CDS encoding thiamine phosphate synthase codes for MQTRFVLPTRLLITPEPPADELRFGDFLDRLDAALVRGIELVQLRAKTLDAASYGRLARQALLRCRAHGALMVLNGPSTDEPPEADGIHLTSERLMRASARPVSDSMLFSAACHTRAQLAHAAAIGADLVTLSPVLPTSSHPGEPTLGWRRFAQLVAGVRVPIYALGGMGREDERLARAFGARGIAGISAFW; via the coding sequence ATGCAAACCCGATTCGTCCTTCCCACACGCTTGTTGATTACGCCCGAGCCGCCTGCGGACGAGCTGCGGTTCGGCGATTTCCTCGATCGTCTGGATGCGGCGCTTGTACGCGGGATCGAACTCGTTCAACTGCGCGCGAAGACGCTCGACGCCGCATCCTACGGCCGGCTTGCTCGGCAGGCGCTGTTGCGGTGCCGGGCCCACGGTGCGTTGATGGTGCTCAACGGTCCTTCCACGGACGAGCCGCCCGAGGCCGACGGCATTCACCTCACGAGCGAGCGGCTGATGCGGGCATCGGCGCGCCCGGTGTCGGACTCGATGCTGTTTTCCGCGGCCTGCCACACGCGTGCGCAACTGGCTCATGCGGCAGCGATCGGGGCCGATCTCGTCACACTCTCGCCCGTATTGCCGACGAGCTCGCACCCAGGCGAGCCGACGCTGGGCTGGCGCCGCTTCGCGCAACTCGTTGCCGGCGTACGCGTGCCCATTTATGCCCTCGGGGGGATGGGCCGCGAAGACGAGCGGCTTGCGCGCGCGTTCGGTGCGCGCGGCATCGCGGGCATTTCCGCGTTCTGGTAG
- a CDS encoding alpha/beta fold hydrolase: MPTRRAHAHPLTMLSLPFFWPAAAAAMVEEGTELYARNLAFLAEEEKIHHELRPALATANEVLLDLRTMAFRDYSVKEDEHRVLPTIVDAPYAGHTAMIADYQPGQSLMQTLRANGLSRLYLTDWKSATPDMRDLEIDQYLAELNVCVDELGGRVNLIGLCQGGWMSTMYAARFPEKVASLVLAGAPIDTDAGDGPVKQMAHTYPTSFYQQLVDAGGGLMLGRLMLRGWKNMHPEQHYVTEHLDLYEHMDDPVYLKKEEAFQSWYEHPIDLPGRWYMQAIVQLFKENRLAKGQFVALGKRLQLSAITCPVYLLAGESDDITTKEQVFDAEKYLGTPPARIVKRLVPGGHIGLFMGSKTLADAWPEIARWVARSAAAGKA, translated from the coding sequence ATGCCGACGCGACGCGCACACGCCCATCCGCTCACCATGCTGAGCCTGCCGTTCTTCTGGCCGGCCGCCGCCGCGGCCATGGTGGAAGAAGGCACCGAACTCTATGCCAGGAATCTGGCGTTTCTAGCGGAAGAAGAAAAGATCCATCACGAGCTGCGCCCTGCGCTGGCCACCGCCAACGAAGTATTGCTCGATCTGCGCACGATGGCGTTTCGCGACTATAGCGTGAAGGAAGACGAGCACCGCGTGCTGCCGACGATCGTCGATGCGCCTTACGCAGGCCATACGGCCATGATCGCCGACTATCAGCCGGGGCAAAGCCTGATGCAGACGCTGCGCGCGAACGGCCTCTCGCGTCTTTATCTGACCGATTGGAAATCGGCCACGCCCGACATGAGAGATCTCGAGATCGATCAGTATCTGGCGGAGCTGAACGTCTGCGTCGACGAGCTGGGCGGCCGGGTGAATCTGATCGGCTTGTGCCAAGGCGGGTGGATGTCGACGATGTATGCCGCGCGGTTTCCGGAAAAAGTCGCGAGCCTCGTACTTGCCGGCGCGCCGATCGACACCGACGCGGGCGACGGCCCCGTCAAGCAGATGGCGCACACCTATCCGACGTCGTTCTACCAGCAACTCGTGGACGCGGGCGGCGGGCTCATGCTCGGCCGCCTCATGCTGCGAGGCTGGAAAAACATGCATCCCGAGCAACACTACGTCACCGAACACCTCGATCTTTACGAGCATATGGACGACCCTGTCTATCTCAAGAAAGAAGAGGCGTTCCAAAGCTGGTACGAGCACCCGATCGATTTACCGGGGCGCTGGTACATGCAGGCAATCGTGCAGCTGTTCAAGGAAAACCGGCTCGCGAAAGGCCAATTCGTCGCGCTCGGCAAGCGGCTCCAGCTGAGCGCGATCACCTGCCCTGTCTATCTGCTCGCGGGCGAATCCGACGACATCACGACGAAGGAGCAGGTCTTCGACGCGGAAAAATACCTGGGCACGCCGCCCGCACGAATCGTCAAGCGGCTCGTACCGGGCGGGCACATCGGTCTTTTCATGGGATCGAAAACACTTGCCGACGCTTGGCCCGAGATCGCGCGATGGGTGGCACGCAGCGCGGCGGCGGGCAAGGCCTGA
- a CDS encoding M15 family metallopeptidase: MIAVALSAYFAIAVTVAAVLLLPSARAALLNAALRLQRRVSLRASRGATHARSRFSESVRISQSAITNTKKILIRRRLMILITAGILAAPPLLAIALRGRLLFQYDGDTRVPDEKIAALLHGERLVPPPPLPPEVFATQEVEQVRPALRDASRDWALLDADFRTRLLLVYKIMREQYGYEMALLEGYRSPERQDRLAQLGGVTNAAAFQSYHQYGLAADNAFLRNGKLVISEKDPWAMRGYQLYGQTAEQVGLTWGGRWKLMDFGHVEYHKPGFVLGRPSTARSAGK; this comes from the coding sequence TTGATTGCTGTTGCACTTTCCGCATATTTCGCGATCGCCGTAACCGTGGCGGCCGTGTTGCTATTGCCCTCCGCCCGTGCCGCCCTATTGAATGCGGCGCTTCGTTTACAGCGGCGTGTCAGTCTGCGGGCATCGCGCGGCGCCACGCACGCTCGCAGCCGCTTCAGCGAATCAGTAAGAATTTCGCAATCGGCGATCACAAATACGAAAAAAATACTGATTCGCCGTCGCTTGATGATTTTGATTACGGCGGGTATCCTTGCCGCGCCTCCTTTGCTCGCAATTGCATTGCGCGGCCGGCTGCTTTTCCAGTACGACGGCGACACCCGCGTGCCGGACGAGAAAATCGCCGCGCTGCTGCATGGCGAACGGCTCGTTCCGCCGCCACCTTTGCCGCCCGAGGTGTTTGCAACGCAGGAAGTCGAACAGGTCCGTCCAGCATTACGGGATGCAAGCCGCGATTGGGCGCTGCTCGATGCAGACTTTAGAACACGTCTGTTGCTCGTGTACAAGATCATGCGCGAGCAGTACGGATACGAAATGGCATTGCTTGAAGGTTATCGGAGCCCGGAACGGCAAGACCGGCTCGCGCAGTTGGGGGGCGTGACGAATGCTGCCGCATTCCAGAGCTATCACCAATACGGACTCGCGGCCGACAACGCCTTTTTACGCAACGGCAAGCTTGTCATTTCAGAAAAAGATCCTTGGGCCATGCGCGGCTATCAGCTATACGGACAAACGGCCGAGCAAGTCGGCCTGACTTGGGGGGGGCGATGGAAATTGATGGATTTCGGGCACGTCGAATATCACAAGCCTGGATTCGTTCTCGGACGCCCGTCCACTGCCCGCAGCGCGGGCAAGTGA
- the tssM gene encoding type VI secretion system membrane subunit TssM has product MQRFLNALTHKITMTVFGLVVIAAILFGGALWLEIDLEWPALVFGALLALVFIVWLWRRIAARRANRKLGEMIEQQAEAAKTAAPQQPGKGAELDVLRTRLVDAVRTIKTSKIGQISGGSALYELPWYIVIGNPAAGKSSAVLNSGLQFPFADKHDAVIHGIGGTRNCDWFFTTEGILLDTAGRYSVHEEDRSEWLGFLGLLKRYRPKAPINGIIVTASIAELTSSRPDATINLARSLRQRVQELTEKLEVFAPVYVMFTKADLITGFSEFFSGSERNEYDRAWGATLPYQPDEKRDIVALFDERFEELYEGLKEISIAQMSINRGKALSPGQLSFPLEFLTIKPALRMFLATLFEENPFQYKPILRGFYFTSALQEGQTTSAAAQRIAHRFGLGGDTLPAPRAASSKNGFFLRDLFSKVIFADRQTVRQFASPAKTRLRYGTFFAFVAVLALALGGWTWSTIGNQQLVTNVQADLDNIVRLQQNRNDLQSRLQAMDILEDRIEQLERFRRDRPLSVSLGLYQGDRIEQRLLAEYYRGVKQLMLVPVSANLGAFLKEVDAHPDQLAPLTRPPESGAVPVSARTGSALAPAAQGGLYSDASPTNVEDAYNALKTYLMLSDKRHVEAAHLTDQLARFWRGWLETNRGNMSRDDMIRSAERMITFYLSRVSDDDWPMIEPNLSLVDQTRENLRRVVRGMPARQRVYEEIKARASTRFAPMTVARIVGENNTNLVAGSYAIPGTFTRDAWFEYVQPAIRDAATKELQAKDWVLNTASQDDLTLEGSPEQIQKALVSMYKSDYAQHWQRFLQGISVQDFGSFDQAVATMNRLGDPQDSPIRKILETAYDQTAWDNPALASTTLQKAQKGMTGWFKRLFSSREQAARNAGVDIDAGAIIPSTSMGPVGAAFTGLARIVAMHDNTSLLRGYMDTLSKTRTRFNLIKNQGDPGPGSRQLMQQTLEGNGSELADSLKFVDEQMLNGLTDDQRKALRPLLVRPLMQAFAVVIGPASDEVNKIWTAQVYQPFQASLATKYPFSSSAKVEAGAGEIAQIFGPEGAVSKFVGTTLGPLAVRRGDTLSPRTWGGMGIALTPDFSGSFARWVAPLSGAAASGGQAAAEPQTVFQILPQPGSRTTEYTITIDGQQLRYRNTPAQWMNFVWPNPQGAAGATLTATTFDGRTIQFVNEPGRYGLEKLINSAQRKRNADGTFDLSWSQGDVTVAFSMRIVSTSQPSSGKGDAPQQQSLRGTQLPVSVVDVAAARASAAAAIGTPAASAPAAQTASTTPAAASAAATNPGAAQ; this is encoded by the coding sequence ATGCAACGCTTTCTCAACGCGCTCACCCATAAAATCACGATGACGGTCTTCGGGCTCGTCGTCATCGCGGCGATCCTGTTCGGCGGCGCGCTGTGGCTGGAGATCGACCTCGAATGGCCGGCCCTTGTCTTCGGCGCCCTGCTCGCGCTCGTCTTCATCGTCTGGCTTTGGCGGCGCATCGCGGCGCGGCGAGCGAACCGCAAGCTCGGGGAGATGATCGAGCAGCAGGCCGAGGCGGCCAAAACGGCCGCCCCACAGCAGCCGGGCAAAGGCGCCGAACTCGACGTGCTGCGCACGCGCCTCGTCGACGCCGTGCGCACGATCAAGACATCGAAAATCGGCCAGATCTCGGGGGGCTCGGCGCTCTACGAACTGCCGTGGTACATCGTCATCGGCAACCCGGCGGCCGGTAAAAGCAGCGCGGTGCTGAACTCGGGGCTGCAGTTCCCGTTCGCCGACAAGCACGATGCCGTCATTCACGGGATCGGCGGCACGCGTAACTGCGACTGGTTTTTCACGACCGAAGGTATTCTGCTCGACACGGCGGGCCGCTACTCGGTGCACGAGGAAGACCGGTCCGAATGGCTGGGCTTTCTCGGATTGCTCAAGCGCTACCGGCCGAAAGCGCCGATCAACGGCATCATCGTGACGGCGAGCATTGCCGAACTCACGTCGAGCCGGCCCGACGCCACGATCAACCTCGCACGCAGCCTGCGCCAGCGTGTGCAGGAGCTGACGGAAAAACTCGAGGTCTTCGCGCCCGTCTACGTGATGTTCACGAAGGCCGACCTCATCACAGGTTTTTCGGAGTTCTTCAGCGGCAGCGAGCGCAACGAATACGATCGCGCATGGGGCGCCACCCTGCCCTATCAACCCGACGAAAAACGCGACATCGTGGCGCTCTTCGACGAGCGCTTCGAGGAGCTCTACGAAGGGCTCAAGGAAATCAGCATCGCGCAGATGTCGATCAACCGCGGCAAGGCCCTCTCGCCAGGCCAGTTGAGCTTCCCGCTCGAATTCCTCACGATCAAGCCGGCCTTGCGCATGTTCCTCGCGACGCTGTTCGAGGAGAACCCGTTCCAGTACAAGCCGATTCTGCGTGGCTTTTACTTCACGAGCGCGCTGCAGGAAGGGCAGACGACGAGCGCGGCGGCGCAGCGCATCGCGCATCGCTTCGGGCTCGGCGGCGATACGCTGCCCGCACCGCGGGCAGCCAGTTCGAAAAACGGTTTCTTTCTGCGCGACCTGTTCTCGAAGGTCATCTTCGCCGACCGCCAAACGGTGCGGCAGTTCGCCAGCCCGGCCAAGACGCGCCTGCGCTACGGCACGTTCTTCGCGTTCGTCGCCGTGCTCGCGCTCGCGCTGGGCGGCTGGACCTGGTCGACGATCGGCAACCAGCAGCTCGTCACGAACGTGCAGGCCGACCTCGACAACATCGTGCGGCTGCAGCAGAACCGCAACGACCTGCAATCGCGCCTGCAGGCCATGGATATCCTCGAAGACCGGATCGAGCAGCTCGAGCGCTTCAGACGAGACCGTCCGCTTTCGGTCTCGCTCGGGCTCTACCAGGGCGATCGCATCGAACAGCGTCTGCTGGCCGAGTACTATCGCGGCGTCAAGCAGTTGATGCTGGTGCCGGTCTCGGCGAATCTGGGCGCCTTCCTGAAGGAAGTCGACGCACATCCCGACCAGTTGGCGCCGCTCACACGCCCGCCCGAGTCGGGCGCCGTGCCCGTCTCGGCGCGCACGGGCAGCGCGCTCGCGCCGGCCGCGCAAGGCGGGCTCTACAGCGATGCCTCGCCGACCAACGTGGAAGACGCCTATAACGCGCTGAAGACCTACCTCATGCTGTCGGACAAGCGGCACGTCGAGGCGGCGCACCTGACCGACCAGCTCGCGCGGTTTTGGCGCGGCTGGCTCGAAACGAATCGCGGCAACATGTCCCGCGACGACATGATCCGCAGCGCCGAGCGCATGATCACGTTCTACCTCTCGCGCGTATCCGACGACGACTGGCCGATGATCGAGCCGAACCTCTCGCTCGTGGATCAGACGCGCGAGAACCTGCGCCGGGTGGTACGCGGCATGCCGGCACGCCAGCGCGTCTACGAAGAGATCAAGGCCCGTGCCTCGACGCGCTTCGCGCCGATGACGGTGGCGCGCATCGTCGGCGAGAACAACACGAACCTCGTCGCCGGCAGCTATGCGATTCCGGGCACGTTTACGCGCGACGCCTGGTTCGAGTACGTGCAGCCGGCCATCCGCGATGCCGCGACGAAGGAACTGCAGGCCAAGGACTGGGTGCTCAACACGGCGTCGCAGGACGACCTGACGCTCGAGGGGAGCCCGGAGCAGATCCAGAAGGCGCTCGTCAGCATGTACAAGTCGGACTATGCGCAGCACTGGCAGCGCTTCCTGCAAGGCATCTCGGTTCAGGATTTCGGCAGTTTCGATCAGGCCGTCGCCACGATGAACCGCCTGGGGGATCCGCAGGACTCCCCGATCCGCAAGATCCTGGAGACGGCTTACGATCAGACCGCATGGGACAACCCGGCCCTCGCTTCCACCACGCTGCAAAAAGCGCAAAAGGGCATGACGGGATGGTTCAAGCGGCTCTTCTCGTCGCGCGAGCAGGCGGCCAGGAACGCAGGTGTGGATATCGACGCGGGCGCGATCATTCCGTCGACGTCGATGGGGCCGGTTGGCGCGGCCTTCACGGGGCTCGCCCGCATTGTCGCCATGCACGACAACACGTCGCTGCTGCGCGGCTATATGGACACGCTCTCGAAGACCCGCACGCGCTTCAACCTGATCAAGAATCAGGGGGACCCCGGCCCCGGCTCGCGGCAGTTGATGCAGCAAACGCTCGAGGGCAACGGTTCGGAGCTTGCCGATTCGCTCAAGTTCGTCGACGAGCAGATGCTCAACGGGCTCACCGACGATCAGCGCAAGGCGCTGCGGCCATTGCTCGTGCGCCCGCTCATGCAGGCCTTCGCCGTCGTGATCGGCCCGGCCAGCGACGAAGTCAACAAGATCTGGACCGCGCAGGTTTATCAGCCGTTCCAGGCGTCGCTCGCCACCAAGTATCCGTTCTCGTCGAGCGCGAAGGTCGAAGCCGGCGCGGGTGAAATCGCGCAGATCTTCGGCCCCGAGGGCGCCGTGTCGAAGTTCGTCGGCACGACGCTCGGCCCGCTCGCCGTGCGCCGCGGCGATACGCTGAGCCCGCGCACGTGGGGCGGCATGGGCATCGCGCTCACGCCCGATTTCTCGGGCAGCTTCGCGCGCTGGGTCGCGCCGCTCTCCGGCGCGGCCGCGAGCGGCGGCCAGGCCGCGGCCGAGCCGCAGACGGTGTTCCAGATCCTGCCGCAACCGGGCTCGCGTACGACCGAGTACACGATCACGATCGACGGGCAGCAACTGCGCTACCGCAACACGCCGGCGCAATGGATGAACTTCGTCTGGCCGAACCCGCAAGGCGCGGCCGGCGCGACGCTGACGGCCACGACGTTCGACGGCCGCACGATCCAGTTCGTCAACGAGCCGGGGCGCTATGGCCTCGAAAAGCTGATCAACTCGGCGCAGCGCAAGCGCAACGCCGACGGCACCTTCGACCTTTCGTGGTCGCAGGGTGATGTGACGGTGGCGTTCAGCATGCGCATCGTCAGCACCTCTCAGCCTTCGAGCGGCAAGGGCGACGCGCCGCAGCAGCAGAGCCTGCGAGGCACACAGTTGCCGGTTTCGGTCGTCGACGTGGCTGCCGCGCGCGCAAGCGCGGCAGCCGCGATCGGCACGCCGGCTGCTTCCGCGCCGGCGGCACAGACCGCATCGACCACCCCGGCCGCGGCCAGTGCCGCAGCCACGAACCCGGGAGCCGCCCAATGA
- the tagF gene encoding type VI secretion system-associated protein TagF, producing MTQSVQAQLAYFGKIPSRGDFVKSTNNPQLLQTLDRWVAQAMELLAEDPRWKIVYEDARPMHFAFLGSQSKLAIAGHMMASHDVSSRRFPLLAATALEVERPLAFLARSPLAFARLWSRAAGQMRELYESEEPGAALQALGDIQVPIDVGQSNSHDGTFADFVEHQTLAGLEQMLLASGHPVRLRGAMLALGSLLKPVMQSKSRHLERGLTLPLPTDTFYRSLVAAFWLELVAPFLGQADFEIAIFIGTIAERERLVIGFNGASAKTLHSVIDPQAYAAQNIDIDDPEWIDEHAQNEHGISKLVSYLEQPQLSLRIAIDTFREAFVGA from the coding sequence ATGACGCAATCGGTCCAGGCGCAACTGGCCTACTTCGGCAAGATCCCTTCGCGCGGCGACTTCGTGAAGAGCACGAACAATCCGCAACTGCTGCAGACGCTGGACCGCTGGGTCGCCCAGGCCATGGAGCTGCTCGCGGAGGACCCGCGCTGGAAGATCGTCTACGAAGACGCGAGGCCCATGCATTTCGCCTTCCTCGGCTCGCAAAGCAAGCTCGCGATCGCCGGGCACATGATGGCGAGCCACGACGTCTCGTCGCGCCGCTTCCCGCTGCTGGCGGCAACCGCGCTCGAAGTGGAGCGGCCGCTCGCTTTCCTCGCGCGCAGCCCGCTCGCATTTGCGCGGCTGTGGTCGCGCGCCGCCGGGCAGATGCGCGAGCTCTACGAGAGCGAGGAACCCGGCGCGGCGCTGCAGGCCCTCGGCGATATCCAGGTGCCGATCGACGTCGGTCAGTCGAACTCCCACGACGGCACGTTCGCGGACTTCGTCGAGCATCAGACGCTTGCCGGTCTCGAGCAGATGCTGCTCGCGAGCGGCCACCCGGTGCGGCTGCGCGGAGCGATGCTCGCGCTCGGCTCGCTGCTCAAGCCCGTGATGCAGAGCAAGTCGCGCCACCTCGAGCGCGGCCTCACACTGCCGCTGCCCACCGATACGTTCTACCGCAGCCTCGTGGCCGCATTCTGGCTCGAGCTGGTGGCGCCGTTTCTCGGCCAGGCCGATTTCGAGATCGCGATCTTCATCGGCACGATTGCCGAACGGGAACGGCTCGTGATCGGCTTCAACGGTGCCTCGGCCAAGACGCTGCACAGCGTCATCGATCCGCAGGCGTATGCCGCCCAAAATATCGACATCGACGATCCCGAGTGGATCGACGAACACGCGCAGAACGAACATGGAATCAGCAAGCTCGTCAGTTACCTCGAGCAACCTCAGCTATCGCTGCGTATCGCCATCGATACGTTCCGCGAAGCCTTCGTCGGGGCGTGA
- a CDS encoding OmpA family protein codes for MGLLRTSIDTRRRARLWLGALGVAATLGAIWAAPAAADNAGPANVTPVDNSGIAIRTTTLPPSASQPPAATGATRVPPPANAVPGQVVVAGKVPDEATRAAVLTRLRDTYGAANVVDQIEVGNVDTPPNWAANVQKLIGPQLKQISKGQLKIDGTQIDVKGEVGNEAQRQQIASDMANALNPTYTIKNGLRVSASEQGVLDNALANRTIEFETGSATLTPQGRAILDQMAAVLAKMTGKSVEIIGHTDNSGSRAANIALSQARADAVKGYLVVKGVAPQSMATMGVGPDQPIASNDTDDGRARNRRIEFRVGK; via the coding sequence ATGGGTCTCCTTCGCACTTCAATCGACACGCGGCGCCGCGCCCGCCTGTGGCTCGGCGCGCTTGGCGTCGCCGCGACGCTCGGCGCGATCTGGGCCGCGCCCGCCGCCGCCGACAACGCCGGCCCCGCGAACGTCACGCCCGTCGACAACAGCGGCATCGCCATCCGGACGACGACGCTGCCGCCCTCCGCCTCGCAGCCACCGGCTGCGACCGGCGCCACGCGCGTCCCGCCGCCGGCCAATGCGGTACCGGGGCAGGTGGTCGTGGCCGGCAAGGTGCCCGACGAAGCAACGCGCGCCGCGGTGCTCACGCGTTTGCGCGACACTTACGGCGCAGCGAACGTCGTAGATCAGATCGAAGTCGGTAACGTCGATACGCCGCCGAACTGGGCGGCCAATGTCCAAAAGCTGATCGGGCCGCAGCTCAAGCAGATCAGCAAGGGCCAACTGAAGATCGACGGCACGCAGATCGACGTGAAGGGGGAAGTAGGCAACGAAGCGCAGCGTCAGCAGATCGCAAGCGATATGGCCAACGCACTGAACCCGACCTATACGATCAAGAACGGCCTGCGCGTGAGCGCCTCCGAGCAGGGCGTGCTCGACAACGCGCTGGCCAACCGGACGATCGAGTTCGAGACCGGCAGCGCGACGCTGACGCCGCAAGGCCGCGCGATTCTGGACCAGATGGCGGCCGTGCTCGCAAAAATGACGGGCAAGAGCGTGGAGATCATCGGCCACACCGACAATTCCGGCAGCCGCGCAGCTAACATCGCGCTCAGCCAGGCCCGCGCCGACGCGGTGAAGGGCTACCTCGTCGTCAAAGGTGTGGCGCCGCAGTCGATGGCGACGATGGGCGTCGGCCCCGATCAGCCGATCGCATCGAACGACACGGACGACGGCCGCGCACGCAACCGCCGGATCGAATTCCGCGTCGGGAAGTAA